A stretch of Bubalus bubalis isolate 160015118507 breed Murrah chromosome 19, NDDB_SH_1, whole genome shotgun sequence DNA encodes these proteins:
- the LRRC14B gene encoding leucine-rich repeat-containing protein 14B, giving the protein MQSLRFISAEALVSHPLGAQQSLDAVAHNLYPLLFKASYLREQSAVIRLLIERWPLEEFRLGPLLGPSTDHAGDLRDRACRACLEACVRGLADHVLQGRGRRRLRVADLTGIRDVQVQRCPCGRALGRWGRTELLARTCCELQKQPCATRRPIEVLADVFVTAGNFEAVARALGPSGPGSLRVRCLSLRADSLDPGQLLHVLRLAGPRELRRLEVVHNVRLHAGHVQQLLAQGGFPRLVSLTLPAKAFDAPPASTPASDGEEPLLASIAWALSRMTQLTELHVAFSTLTGKLQTLLGPLRTPLRVLDVGNCALNHEDMTFLANCIHAAHLEVLDLSGHCLVDLFPATFHRLLGQAAPTLRALTLEECGLEDRHVGALSLALGTCRRLRELRFLGNPLSGRALRRLFATLCELPRLRCVEFPVPRDCYPEGSAYPQDELAMSKFDQQKYDAIAADLRAVLLRAGRDDIEVSTPLFGSFDPDIQETSNELGAFLLQAFKTALENFSRVLKQME; this is encoded by the exons ATGCAGTCGCTGCGCTTCATCTCCGCGGAGGCCCTGGTGTCCCACCCCCTGGGGGCCCAGCAGAGCCTGGACGCCGTGGCCCACAATCTATACCCGCTGCTCTTCAAAGCCAGCTACCTGCGGGAGCAGTCCGCCGTGATCCGCCTTCTGATCGAGCGCTGGCCCCTGGAGGAGTTCCGGCTGGGCCCTCTGCTGGGTCCGAGCACGGACCACGCTGGGGACCTGCGGGACCGGGCCTGCCGGGCCTGCCTGGAGGCCTGCGTACGCGGCCTGGCTGATCACGTGCTCCAGGGCAGGGGCCGCCGGCGGCTGCGGGTGGCTGACCTCACGGGCATCCGAGACGTGCAGGTGCAGAGGTGCCCCTGCGGGCGGGCGCTGGGCAGGTGGGGCCGGACGGAGCTGCTGGCCAGGACCTGCTGCGAGCTGCAGAAGCAGCCCTGCGCCACCCGGCGCCCCATCGAGGTCCTGGCCGACGTCTTCGTCACCGCGGGCAACTTTGAGGCGGTGGCGCGCGCCCTGGGGCCATCGGGCCCTGGCTCTCTGCGCGTGCGCTGCCTCTCGCTGCGGGCCGACAGCCTGGACCCAGGGCAGCTGCTGCATGTGCTGCGCCTGGCGGGGCCCCGCGAGCTGCGCCGGCTGGAAGTGGTGCACAACGTGCGTCTGCACGCGGGCCACGTGCAGCAGCTGCTGGCCCAGGGGGGCTTCCCGCGGCTGGTCTCTCTCACCCTGCCTGCCAAGGCCTTTGACGCACCCCCCGCCAGCACCCCTGCCTCTGACGGcgaggagcccctgctcgcctCCATTGCCTGGGCGCTCAGCAGGATGACGCAGCTCACGGAGCTGCACGTGGCCTTCTCCACGCTGACCGGGAAGCTGCAGACACTGCTTGG CCCCCTCCGGACGCCGCTGAGAGTGCTGGACGTGGGCAACTGTGCCCTGAACCACGAAGACATGACCTTCTTGGCGAACTGCATCCACGCGGCCCACCTGGAGGTGCTGGACCTCAGCGGGCACTGCCTGGTGGACCTGTTCCCGGCCACCTTTCACCGGCTGCTGGGCCAGGCCGCCCCCACGCTGAGGGCCCTGACCCTGGAGGAATGCGGCCTCGAGGACCGGCACGTGGGCGCACTGAGCCTGGCGCTGGGCACCTGCCGCCGGCTGCGGGAGCTGCGCTTCCTGGGGAACCCGCTGTCGGGCCGCGCGCTCCGGCGCCTCTTCGCCACGCTCTGCGAGCTCCCCCGGCTGCGGTGCGTGGAGTTCCCAGTGCCCCGGGACTGCTACCCCGAGGGCAGCGCCTACCCCCAGGACGAGCTGGCCATGTCCAAGTTCGACCAGCAGAAATACGACGCCATTGCTGCAGACCTGCGCGCGGTGCTACTGCGCGCCGGCCGGGACGACATCGAGGTCTCCACACCCCTCTTCGGGAGTTTCGACCCGGACATTCAGGAAACCAGCAATGAACTCGGAGCTTTCTTGCTGCAAGCTTTCAAAACCGCTCTAGAAAACTTCTCCAGAGTGCTGAAGCAGATGGAGTAG